In Chitinophaga nivalis, a single genomic region encodes these proteins:
- a CDS encoding DUF5777 family beta-barrel protein — MKRSFLLIYSIAMATYCQAQNDMSKLFDSTGTPRTYVKDTYKSTRIVMGQSTEMLRAHELDFRVTHRFGDAAGEFGGSKTFFGVDNAADIRIAFEYGITDNLMVGVSRSKGSGDLEQLYEGLVKYRLLQQSTDNSIPVSLAFFGNAVISGMTSAKEVTSASYFGSTTDRMSYVAQAIVSRKFGRRLSLTLLPTYIHRNRVAFNDMNNIFALGAAGRLKLSKRIGILAEYYYPFRSNASSDYAKSSRSTTYYQPLGIGLEIETGGHVFHVTFTNSTAILENQFISETTTSWLQGQFRWGFNISRRFTLFGKKDWKK, encoded by the coding sequence ATGAAACGATCCTTCCTCCTGATATATAGCATTGCCATGGCCACTTACTGCCAGGCACAGAACGACATGAGCAAACTGTTCGACAGCACAGGTACGCCCCGTACCTATGTAAAGGATACTTATAAGTCCACCCGTATTGTCATGGGACAATCCACCGAAATGTTGCGGGCACACGAGCTGGACTTCCGTGTGACCCACCGTTTCGGAGATGCCGCCGGTGAATTTGGTGGTAGCAAAACCTTCTTTGGCGTCGATAATGCCGCCGATATCCGCATCGCCTTTGAATATGGTATTACCGATAACCTGATGGTAGGTGTGAGCCGGAGTAAAGGTAGCGGTGATCTGGAGCAACTCTATGAAGGCCTCGTGAAATACCGGCTGCTGCAGCAATCTACCGACAACAGCATTCCCGTGTCCCTGGCATTTTTTGGTAATGCCGTCATCAGTGGGATGACTAGTGCGAAGGAAGTAACATCCGCGAGCTATTTTGGCAGTACTACCGACCGTATGAGTTATGTAGCCCAGGCGATTGTATCCCGTAAATTCGGCCGCCGCCTGTCGCTTACGCTGTTGCCTACCTACATACACCGTAATCGGGTAGCCTTCAACGATATGAATAATATATTCGCACTGGGAGCGGCCGGGCGGCTGAAATTATCCAAACGTATCGGCATCCTGGCTGAATATTACTATCCGTTTCGGTCCAATGCTTCCAGTGATTATGCCAAATCCTCCCGCAGCACTACCTATTACCAGCCGCTGGGGATAGGACTGGAAATAGAAACCGGCGGACACGTATTTCACGTAACCTTTACCAACTCTACAGCGATCCTGGAAAATCAGTTTATTTCCGAAACCACCACTTCCTGGCTACAAGGACAGTTCCGCTGGGGTTTCAATATTTCCCGTAGATTTACACTCTTCGGGAAAAAAGATTGGAAAAAATAA
- a CDS encoding DUF4157 domain-containing protein, with translation MEKIRCRIKERSWLAAIAARKMGVKQIAMVVGSTIHLHGSSRHIFMADTYWVRHEVCHIKQYREHGMIKFLWLYLTEYFRRGYYMNRFEVAARTAEADPYILDDIEIV, from the coding sequence TTGGAAAAAATAAGATGCCGCATAAAGGAACGTTCCTGGCTGGCTGCGATCGCCGCCCGTAAAATGGGCGTGAAGCAGATAGCCATGGTGGTGGGAAGTACCATTCATCTGCATGGTAGCTCCCGCCATATTTTTATGGCAGATACTTACTGGGTACGACATGAGGTGTGCCATATCAAACAATACCGGGAACATGGCATGATAAAGTTTCTTTGGTTGTATCTGACGGAATACTTCCGCCGGGGATATTATATGAATCGCTTTGAGGTCGCAGCGAGGACAGCAGAAGCAGATCCATACATACTCGACGATATCGAAATAGTTTAA
- the apaG gene encoding Co2+/Mg2+ efflux protein ApaG, which translates to MVKKVTEGITISVETFYQPDYSNPIGSEFMFAYRITIENNNTFPIKLLRRHWYIIDSNGTHREVEGEGVVGVQPLLAPGETYQYVSGSNLRTEIGKMYGTYQMENQLDKKLLEVKIPEFQMVVPFKLN; encoded by the coding sequence ATGGTTAAGAAGGTAACTGAGGGCATCACCATTAGCGTGGAAACATTCTACCAGCCGGATTATTCAAATCCTATTGGAAGCGAATTTATGTTTGCTTACCGTATAACCATTGAGAATAATAACACTTTCCCCATCAAATTACTCCGTCGTCACTGGTATATTATTGATTCTAACGGTACCCACCGCGAGGTGGAAGGTGAAGGCGTTGTAGGAGTTCAGCCATTACTGGCTCCCGGCGAAACGTACCAGTATGTCTCGGGATCGAATCTTCGCACCGAAATAGGCAAAATGTACGGTACTTATCAAATGGAGAACCAGCTGGATAAGAAACTACTGGAAGTAAAGATCCCGGAATTTCAAATGGTGGTGCCATTTAAGCTTAATTAA
- the gldB gene encoding gliding motility lipoprotein GldB produces MQSYINKYTLLISCLMALSGITACHSGQKAPDVSHIPMTVNISRFDSALFTIDTNQIQPGLQRLHADYPVFLPLYVTDILNLGAYSDSSAAIHQQLRLFLTTADFRQLEKAVQQQYGDATALKEQLAQCFRYIKYYIPAFHPPKVVTFISGIANYGAITVDSILGIGLDMYMGENFPPYAQIPDYPDYMIHRFAPAYIATNCMQVLQQQLYPPARNSGGLLEIMIEAGKQQYFLDKVLPATPDTIKLGYTKEQLQWCHDNEQMIWQFFVQNNLLYSTDWQQINHFIGDGPSTQGMPEGAPGKIANFVGWQIIKKYMEAHPEVSLQQLMESKNLLDIFKASKYRPK; encoded by the coding sequence ATGCAAAGTTACATTAATAAATATACCCTGCTGATCAGCTGTTTGATGGCCCTTTCCGGCATCACCGCCTGCCATTCCGGCCAGAAAGCCCCGGATGTAAGCCATATTCCTATGACGGTAAACATCTCGCGGTTTGATTCCGCTTTGTTTACCATCGACACCAATCAAATACAACCAGGCCTGCAGCGGCTGCACGCCGATTACCCCGTGTTTCTGCCGTTGTATGTTACAGACATCCTGAATCTGGGCGCCTATTCCGACAGCAGTGCGGCCATACACCAGCAGCTACGGTTGTTCCTCACAACGGCCGATTTCCGGCAGCTGGAAAAAGCCGTTCAGCAGCAATACGGCGATGCAACGGCACTCAAAGAGCAACTGGCGCAATGTTTCCGCTATATCAAATACTATATTCCGGCTTTCCATCCACCTAAAGTGGTCACGTTTATCTCTGGTATTGCCAATTATGGTGCCATCACAGTGGATTCTATCCTCGGTATCGGGCTGGATATGTACATGGGAGAGAATTTCCCGCCTTATGCACAGATCCCGGATTATCCGGATTATATGATTCACCGTTTTGCTCCTGCCTATATTGCTACCAACTGTATGCAGGTACTGCAGCAGCAACTGTATCCACCTGCCCGCAACAGCGGTGGTTTGCTGGAGATCATGATAGAAGCCGGCAAACAACAGTATTTCCTCGATAAAGTATTACCGGCTACACCGGATACTATCAAACTCGGCTATACGAAAGAACAACTGCAGTGGTGTCATGATAATGAACAGATGATCTGGCAGTTCTTTGTACAAAACAACCTGTTGTATTCAACAGACTGGCAACAGATCAATCATTTTATCGGAGATGGTCCTTCTACACAGGGGATGCCGGAAGGCGCTCCTGGTAAAATAGCCAACTTTGTGGGCTGGCAGATCATCAAAAAATACATGGAAGCACATCCGGAAGTGTCTTTGCAACAACTCATGGAATCCAAAAATCTGTTGGATATCTTCAAGGCATCGAAGTACAGACCCAAATAG